ACGAGATGCGAAACCTCACCGACCACATGGGCTTCGACATCGCCGACGACGGCCGGGTCATCAAGCTGTAGGGGACGTTGCTCGTGAGTTCCGAGCAGCCAGCGCTCGCTCAGTTTTTTTCAAAGCACCGGCCGTAGTGGCCGTAGCGCAGCAGGACATGCCACAGCAGCTTGAGGGCTTGCAACGCATCTGCAGGGGGCCCAAATGCCGCCCAAGGATCGGGAGCGTGCACCAGCTCGGCCGCTGCAACACCGATCTCAGCAGCTGTGACCACACCCGCTGGCGCGACCCGCCGGGCCAACGCCGGCATCCTCGGACCACGAAAATCGGTGGGCACAT
This sequence is a window from bacterium. Protein-coding genes within it:
- a CDS encoding DUF3626 domain-containing protein; the encoded protein is MLCERYDVQLLWHGGFALRVQDVPTDFRGPRMPALARRVAPAGVVTAAEIGVAAAELVHAPDPWAAFGPPADALQALKLLWHVLLRYGHYGRCFEKN